The following proteins come from a genomic window of Pyxidicoccus sp. MSG2:
- a CDS encoding RsmB/NOP family class I SAM-dependent RNA methyltransferase encodes MLRGEPLKAALAEALREADGLGGQERRFTAFAVRELSRHQRLLDLAARLLGHSMGKVGLTEDQAVVRYALWRRIFCGEGWKRIGPEVRLPGPVRPRTIKDDLLQEVVESPLPEAPLPDSSAEWLAVRYSFPTWFVVRLAEVYPADVLEGLLSSLDEEPALHFRVRPPGTRDAVLAALAEEGVVAEPVAAAPDAVRVVDASHRIFETKVMKTGKLQVQDVGSQLISELCRPVGGSLAGLTVADVCAGAGGKTLALADFVGPSGRVLAGDRSRRRLAEARERVSRLSLRQVAFPHPLPLSDADVLLIDAPCSGTGSLAREPDQKWKLTAAEISKYQTTQSGLLDEIAAQAKPGALIVYATCSVMPEEDESVVEAFLAKHPDFTLEPVGDVLGAERAALAAQGPYLKALPPRVPGGGFFAARLRKAARS; translated from the coding sequence GTGCTCCGGGGCGAGCCGCTGAAGGCCGCGCTCGCGGAGGCCCTGCGCGAAGCGGATGGCCTCGGTGGGCAGGAGCGGCGCTTCACGGCCTTCGCCGTGCGCGAGTTGTCCCGGCACCAGCGGCTCTTGGACCTGGCGGCGCGCCTGCTCGGCCACAGCATGGGCAAGGTGGGGCTGACGGAGGACCAGGCGGTGGTGCGCTACGCCCTCTGGCGGCGCATCTTCTGCGGCGAGGGCTGGAAGCGCATCGGCCCCGAGGTGCGGCTGCCCGGCCCCGTGCGCCCCCGCACCATCAAGGACGACCTGCTCCAGGAAGTGGTCGAGTCCCCGCTGCCGGAAGCTCCGCTGCCGGACTCATCGGCGGAGTGGCTGGCGGTGCGTTACTCGTTCCCCACCTGGTTCGTGGTGCGACTGGCGGAGGTGTACCCGGCGGACGTGCTGGAGGGGCTGCTGTCCTCGCTGGACGAGGAGCCCGCGCTGCACTTCCGCGTGCGGCCTCCCGGCACGCGCGACGCGGTGCTGGCGGCGCTGGCGGAGGAGGGCGTCGTCGCGGAGCCCGTGGCGGCGGCCCCGGACGCGGTGCGCGTGGTGGACGCCAGCCACCGCATCTTCGAGACGAAGGTGATGAAGACCGGGAAGCTCCAGGTCCAGGACGTGGGCAGCCAGCTCATCTCCGAACTGTGCCGGCCCGTGGGCGGCTCGCTGGCGGGACTCACCGTCGCGGACGTGTGCGCGGGGGCGGGCGGTAAGACGCTGGCGCTGGCGGACTTCGTGGGCCCTTCTGGCCGCGTGCTGGCGGGAGACCGCTCGCGGCGCCGGCTGGCCGAGGCGCGCGAGCGGGTGAGCCGACTCTCGCTGCGCCAGGTCGCCTTCCCGCACCCCCTGCCGCTGTCGGACGCGGACGTGTTGCTCATCGACGCGCCGTGCAGCGGCACGGGCTCGCTGGCGCGCGAGCCGGACCAGAAGTGGAAGCTCACCGCGGCGGAGATCTCCAAGTACCAGACCACCCAGTCCGGCCTCCTGGATGAAATCGCCGCGCAGGCGAAGCCCGGGGCGCTCATCGTCTACGCCACCTGCTCGGTGATGCCGGAGGAGGACGAGTCGGTGGTGGAGGCCTTCCTGGCGAAGCACCCGGACTTCACGCTGGAGCCGGTGGGAGACGTGCTGGGAGCGGAACGGGCGGCGCTGGCGGCCCAGGGGCCGTACCTCAAGGCGCTGCCCCCGCGCGTGCCCGGAGGCGGCTTCTTCGCGGCGCGCCTTCGCAAGGCGGCGCGCAGTTGA
- a CDS encoding class I fructose-bisphosphate aldolase — protein sequence MAYTDRVKQILSWYTSDSPGTLTNLARLMNTGTLAGTGKFVILPVDQGFEHGPARSFGPNPAGYDPEYHAQLAIDSGCNAYAAPLGFLEAIAGKFAGEIPLLLKLNNSDSLAKVPNPMSAVTASVKDAVRLGCVAVGYTIYPGSGARNEQYEALREIIAEGKSYGLPTVVWAYPRGNMSKEGETGIDVIAYAAQISAQLGAHIIKVKPPQDHLEQPEAKKAFEKAGISTKTMADRVREVVRSAFNGKRIVIFSGGEAKDTPALLEEIKQINAGGGFGSIMGRNAFQRPHGESVKLLKDVMNIFAGKA from the coding sequence ATGGCCTATACCGATCGCGTCAAGCAGATCCTGTCCTGGTACACGTCCGACAGCCCCGGCACGTTGACCAACCTGGCCCGCCTCATGAACACCGGCACGCTCGCCGGGACGGGCAAGTTCGTCATCCTCCCGGTGGATCAGGGCTTCGAGCACGGTCCCGCGCGCTCGTTCGGTCCGAACCCCGCCGGCTATGACCCCGAGTACCACGCGCAGCTCGCCATCGACTCGGGCTGCAACGCGTACGCGGCGCCGCTGGGCTTCCTGGAGGCCATCGCCGGCAAGTTCGCGGGCGAGATTCCCCTCCTCCTCAAGCTCAACAACTCCGACTCGCTGGCCAAGGTCCCCAACCCGATGTCCGCGGTGACGGCCTCGGTGAAGGACGCCGTCCGTCTGGGCTGCGTCGCGGTGGGCTACACGATCTATCCGGGCTCCGGCGCACGCAACGAGCAGTACGAGGCGCTCCGCGAGATCATCGCCGAGGGCAAGTCCTACGGCCTGCCCACCGTCGTCTGGGCCTACCCCCGCGGCAACATGTCCAAGGAGGGTGAGACGGGCATCGACGTGATTGCATACGCGGCGCAGATCAGCGCCCAGCTCGGCGCGCACATCATCAAGGTGAAGCCGCCGCAGGACCACCTCGAGCAGCCCGAGGCGAAGAAGGCCTTCGAGAAGGCCGGCATCTCCACCAAGACGATGGCCGACCGCGTGCGCGAGGTGGTGCGCTCCGCGTTCAACGGCAAGCGCATCGTCATCTTCTCGGGCGGCGAGGCCAAGGACACCCCGGCCCTGCTGGAGGAGATCAAGCAGATCAACGCGGGCGGCGGCTTCGGCTCCATCATGGGCCGCAACGCCTTCCAGCGTCCGCACGGCGAGTCCGTGAAGCTGCTCAAGGACGTGATGAACATCTTCGCCGGCAAGGCGTAG
- a CDS encoding TolC family protein yields the protein MRRHLDRGVTVALVLAAGLSAAQLTPGQTGPGGSPSSTPGTGTTSTPGTSGTGTSGTGTSGTTTPGTTPGTGTSATPSPGSETTGGNIPSPRTSTGTPNLPPGPPTIAPNTVDSPTAIPSGTKTVSPAPVREPGQEAQQATEAVSEAPDSQGAAAGRAPLTLAQLVEKARATDSRVEEATAELRKFQALYQQAKWAWFPKFEITLGVGGPVPEARNDGLGGPPTTEASFEGDLNFGRVGLTAFSTGNAVLPIFTFGKLGALQKAGSQGPVVGEALRERARDEAGFQAAQAYFGYQLARSGLQQIDDVSKRLEDAAERIDALLKEESSQVSQVDTYKVRFFRQLVEARKAEARQGRELALAAIRLLANAPEGAPVAVVEEDLALDEAVEPPSLERALQLAEQYRPEITAIAAGIIARESEVFIRERSYFPDLGLAGFYDVRFTTSATRQRNPFAYDAYNERTVGLGLVMRGTFDIPIKDAQLEQAKAELDKLRAQEKQIHAGIRLEVTKVHGELVAAWARAKAFGDAEKSARRWVTAAFAAFDLGTGETRDLVDAFTAYAQASGDKSKSWHDVRLGMAALNRVTGTPPAPGE from the coding sequence ATGCGCAGACACCTGGATCGAGGCGTGACAGTGGCGCTGGTGCTGGCGGCCGGACTCTCGGCGGCACAGCTCACCCCCGGGCAGACGGGACCGGGAGGCAGTCCGTCTTCCACCCCCGGCACGGGCACGACCTCGACTCCTGGCACCTCCGGGACGGGGACCTCCGGGACGGGCACCTCTGGGACGACGACTCCCGGGACGACTCCTGGAACGGGTACCTCCGCCACGCCCTCGCCGGGCTCGGAGACCACGGGCGGCAACATTCCCTCGCCCAGGACGAGCACCGGGACTCCCAACCTGCCACCCGGACCTCCCACGATTGCCCCGAACACGGTGGACTCTCCGACGGCCATCCCTTCGGGCACGAAGACCGTGTCACCCGCGCCGGTGCGTGAGCCCGGGCAGGAGGCGCAGCAGGCCACCGAGGCCGTGAGCGAGGCTCCCGACTCGCAAGGGGCCGCCGCCGGTCGGGCGCCGCTGACGCTGGCGCAGTTGGTGGAGAAGGCGCGGGCCACGGACTCGCGGGTGGAGGAGGCCACCGCGGAGCTGCGCAAGTTCCAGGCGCTCTACCAGCAGGCGAAGTGGGCCTGGTTCCCCAAGTTCGAGATCACCCTGGGCGTGGGTGGCCCCGTGCCCGAGGCCCGCAATGATGGCCTGGGCGGACCGCCCACCACCGAGGCATCCTTCGAAGGCGACCTCAACTTCGGTCGCGTGGGCTTGACGGCCTTCTCCACGGGCAACGCGGTGCTGCCGATCTTCACCTTCGGCAAGCTGGGCGCGCTGCAGAAGGCGGGCTCCCAGGGGCCCGTGGTGGGCGAGGCGCTGCGCGAGCGCGCCCGCGACGAGGCGGGCTTCCAGGCCGCGCAGGCGTACTTCGGCTACCAGCTCGCGCGCTCCGGCCTGCAGCAGATTGATGACGTGTCGAAGCGGCTGGAGGACGCCGCCGAGCGCATCGACGCGCTGCTGAAGGAGGAGTCGTCGCAGGTGTCCCAGGTGGACACGTACAAGGTCCGCTTCTTCCGGCAGCTCGTGGAGGCGCGCAAGGCGGAGGCGCGGCAGGGCCGCGAGCTCGCGCTGGCCGCCATCCGCCTGCTGGCCAATGCGCCCGAAGGCGCGCCGGTGGCGGTGGTGGAAGAGGACCTCGCGCTCGACGAGGCAGTGGAGCCGCCCTCGCTGGAGCGCGCGCTCCAGCTCGCCGAGCAGTACCGTCCGGAAATCACCGCCATCGCCGCGGGCATCATCGCGCGCGAGTCGGAGGTCTTCATCCGCGAGCGCAGCTACTTCCCGGACCTGGGGCTCGCGGGCTTCTACGACGTCCGCTTCACCACCAGCGCCACGCGCCAGCGCAACCCCTTCGCGTATGACGCGTACAACGAGCGCACCGTGGGACTGGGCCTGGTGATGCGCGGCACCTTCGACATCCCCATCAAGGACGCGCAGCTCGAGCAGGCGAAAGCGGAGCTGGACAAGCTGCGCGCCCAGGAGAAGCAGATCCACGCCGGCATCCGCCTCGAGGTGACGAAGGTGCACGGCGAGTTGGTGGCCGCCTGGGCCCGCGCGAAGGCCTTCGGCGATGCGGAGAAGAGCGCCCGCCGCTGGGTGACGGCCGCCTTCGCCGCGTTCGACCTGGGCACGGGTGAGACGCGGGACCTGGTGGATGCATTCACCGCCTACGCCCAGGCCTCCGGCGACAAGTCGAAGAGCTGGCATGACGTCCGGCTCGGCATGGCCGCCCTGAACCGCGTCACCGGGACACCGCCCGCACCGGGTGAATAA
- a CDS encoding MlaC/ttg2D family ABC transporter substrate-binding protein, with translation MIASLLAATLLAAAPAGPLSVVKSGNADVQKAANAPGATVDSLATVVEKFVDFEELAKRALGDKTWTSLTPPQRKEFTETMTGLLRASYAQKAIGQAKAEVKYVKEDVQGNEGTVHTILTLKKDNIPIEYRLYRPDAKKEWRIYDVITDEVSLVDTYKGQFRKLLTDKGFDGLLTTLKSKRAQLEKENAGKSAKGGAN, from the coding sequence ATGATTGCATCCCTGCTCGCCGCCACCCTGCTTGCCGCCGCGCCTGCCGGCCCGCTCTCGGTCGTCAAATCCGGGAATGCAGACGTGCAGAAGGCCGCCAACGCGCCTGGCGCCACCGTCGACTCGCTCGCCACCGTCGTCGAGAAGTTCGTCGACTTCGAGGAGCTGGCGAAGCGTGCGCTGGGCGACAAGACGTGGACGTCGCTCACGCCCCCGCAGCGCAAGGAGTTCACCGAGACGATGACGGGCCTCCTGCGCGCCTCCTACGCCCAGAAGGCCATTGGCCAGGCCAAGGCGGAGGTGAAGTACGTGAAGGAGGATGTCCAGGGCAACGAGGGGACGGTCCACACCATCCTCACGCTGAAGAAGGACAACATCCCCATCGAGTACCGGCTCTACCGCCCCGACGCGAAGAAGGAGTGGCGCATCTACGACGTCATCACCGACGAGGTGTCGCTCGTGGACACGTACAAGGGCCAGTTCCGCAAGCTGCTCACCGACAAGGGCTTCGACGGCCTGCTCACCACCCTGAAGAGCAAGCGGGCGCAGTTGGAGAAGGAGAACGCCGGCAAGTCCGCCAAGGGCGGCGCGAACTAG
- a CDS encoding NAD-dependent epimerase/dehydratase family protein: MHFLLTGGTGFIGQRLARRIIERGDTLTALVRPSSKRGPLEAMGARFAMGDLTTGEGLVEAVRDVDCVLHLAGVTKARAPASYFEGNANGTRRVVEAMAALPRPPRLVYCSSLAAAGPSTPDRPRREEDAPAPVSIYGRSKLGGEEAVREYVDRVPCVIVRPPIVYGPGDTEFIPSMLPMARKGLAIKSGFGPKRYSLIHVDDLCTALLAAAERGPTMARDDLARGVYTVSDGREYTWEDVCGALAGALGRGRPTVVPVPDVIGYLIGLGSELMARLKGTVPILNRDKVREMTCPAWTCTTERARSELGFAPSIPLAQGMAGTLATYQLASGL, encoded by the coding sequence TTGCACTTCCTGCTCACCGGTGGCACCGGCTTCATCGGCCAGCGGCTCGCGCGCCGCATCATCGAGCGGGGGGACACCCTCACCGCGCTGGTGCGGCCCAGCTCGAAGCGAGGCCCCCTGGAGGCCATGGGCGCCCGCTTCGCCATGGGCGACCTGACCACGGGCGAGGGCCTCGTGGAGGCGGTGCGCGACGTCGACTGCGTGCTGCACCTCGCGGGCGTCACCAAGGCCCGTGCGCCCGCCAGCTACTTCGAGGGCAACGCCAACGGCACCCGCCGCGTGGTGGAGGCCATGGCCGCCCTGCCCCGCCCTCCCCGGCTCGTCTACTGCTCGTCCCTGGCCGCCGCCGGCCCGTCCACCCCGGACCGCCCGCGGCGCGAGGAGGACGCTCCGGCGCCCGTCTCCATCTACGGCCGCAGCAAGCTGGGCGGCGAGGAGGCGGTACGCGAGTACGTGGACCGCGTGCCCTGTGTCATCGTCCGGCCGCCGATTGTCTACGGGCCGGGCGACACCGAGTTCATCCCCTCCATGTTGCCCATGGCGCGCAAGGGCCTGGCCATCAAGAGCGGCTTCGGGCCCAAGCGCTACTCGCTCATCCACGTGGATGACCTGTGCACCGCGCTGCTGGCGGCCGCCGAGCGTGGCCCCACGATGGCCAGGGACGACCTGGCGCGTGGTGTCTACACCGTGTCCGACGGCCGCGAGTACACGTGGGAGGACGTCTGCGGGGCGCTGGCCGGGGCCCTGGGGCGTGGCCGGCCCACGGTGGTGCCGGTGCCGGACGTCATCGGCTACCTGATTGGCCTGGGCTCGGAGCTCATGGCCCGGCTGAAGGGCACCGTGCCCATCCTCAACCGGGACAAGGTCCGGGAGATGACGTGCCCCGCGTGGACGTGCACCACCGAGCGCGCGCGCAGCGAGCTGGGCTTCGCGCCCAGCATCCCCCTGGCACAGGGCATGGCGGGCACCCTGGCCACGTACCAGCTGGCCAGCGGGCTCTAA
- a CDS encoding GNAT family N-acetyltransferase gives MALPAEPSSPATPSLPPLPSDVQVTPVRGSAEKMQFIRFPYGIYKSDPNWVMPLEMERKDFLDPKKNPFFQYGEVELFLARRGSELVGRIAAIRNPRHMEVHGTKEGFFGLFECVNDAGITRALLDAAAAWLRERGMNAMLGPANVSSNQDWGLLIEGFDTPPAIMMPHNPPYYAALLEACGLTKAKDLYAFELSSSAQPPEKVVRIAEKLRVREGVTVRPVNMKDMDAEVKRIRDIYNSAWEKNWGFVPFTDAEFDHLAKDLKAIVRPELALMAEVKGEPVAFALTVPDANQAIKAAGGRLTHFGLPIGLAKLLLASRRINRLRLIILGIKEGYRRRGLDAILYLDTLRTAKQLGYVGGEISWTLEDNHLVNRAIESMGAQRSKTYRVYQRAL, from the coding sequence ATGGCCCTCCCCGCCGAGCCTTCTTCGCCCGCGACTCCTTCGCTCCCGCCCCTGCCCTCGGACGTGCAGGTGACTCCCGTGCGTGGCTCGGCGGAGAAGATGCAGTTCATCCGCTTCCCCTACGGCATCTACAAGAGCGACCCGAACTGGGTGATGCCGCTGGAGATGGAGCGCAAGGACTTCCTGGACCCGAAGAAGAACCCCTTCTTCCAGTACGGCGAGGTGGAGCTGTTCCTCGCGCGGCGCGGCAGCGAGTTGGTGGGCCGCATCGCCGCCATCCGCAACCCGCGCCACATGGAGGTCCACGGCACGAAGGAGGGCTTCTTCGGCCTCTTCGAGTGTGTGAATGACGCGGGCATCACCCGGGCGCTGCTGGACGCGGCGGCGGCGTGGCTGCGCGAGCGGGGCATGAACGCCATGCTCGGGCCGGCCAACGTCTCGTCCAACCAGGACTGGGGCCTGCTGATTGAAGGCTTCGACACGCCCCCGGCCATCATGATGCCGCACAACCCGCCCTACTACGCGGCGCTGCTGGAGGCGTGCGGCCTCACCAAGGCGAAGGACCTGTACGCCTTCGAGCTGTCCTCCTCCGCGCAGCCTCCGGAGAAGGTGGTGCGCATCGCCGAGAAGCTCCGCGTGCGCGAGGGCGTCACCGTGCGCCCGGTGAACATGAAGGACATGGACGCGGAGGTGAAGCGCATCCGCGACATCTACAACTCCGCCTGGGAGAAGAACTGGGGCTTCGTCCCCTTCACCGACGCCGAGTTCGACCACCTGGCCAAGGACCTGAAGGCCATCGTCCGGCCGGAGCTGGCGCTGATGGCCGAGGTGAAGGGCGAGCCGGTGGCCTTCGCGCTCACCGTCCCCGACGCGAACCAGGCCATCAAGGCGGCCGGCGGGCGGCTCACGCACTTCGGCCTGCCCATCGGCCTGGCGAAGCTGCTGCTGGCCTCGCGGCGCATCAACCGGCTGCGCCTCATCATCCTCGGCATCAAGGAGGGCTACCGGCGCCGCGGCCTGGACGCCATCCTGTACCTGGACACGCTGCGCACGGCGAAGCAGCTGGGCTACGTGGGTGGGGAGATCTCCTGGACTCTGGAGGACAACCACCTCGTCAACCGCGCCATCGAGTCCATGGGCGCCCAGCGCTCGAAGACGTATCGCGTCTATCAGCGCGCGCTGTAA
- a CDS encoding aminotransferase class I/II-fold pyridoxal phosphate-dependent enzyme, with translation MSDVFDKCSNWKDYRIAKATGLYPYFRAIEASHGATEVEIEGRRVVMVGSNNYLGLSADPRVKEAAIKAVEKFGTTCSGSRLLNGTLALHEELEAKLAKFLNREAAIVISTGFQTNLALASILGRHDIVFSDRQNHASLVDGIRLSFATERKFRHNDMDHLEQLLAQAEPNAGKIIVTDGVFSMEGDICNLPRIVELAKHYNARVMTDDAHSMGVLGDKGRGTSEYFGLEKETDLVMGTFSKSFASLGGVLAGPFEVINYIRHKARSVIFSASMTPASIAAALKALEIIEAEPQRRERLLDIAEKMHNGFRAMGFDTGVSVTPVVPVHIGDQVKCFRFWRALHEAGVFANPVIPPAVEAGHALIRTSYMATHTDAQLDRVLDTFETIGRKLNVIPETRPTVYEPVKIARPGTRVLHNKASETWAAGSAGLLADKGGLTLEQLSRMSSREVAGKLFDAVEQLTWRAANLQPDDLRKLGNAPMKLWEKRGELPGLLLEKGAHFFMRNGTNGTQSEDRN, from the coding sequence ATGAGCGACGTCTTCGACAAGTGCAGTAACTGGAAGGACTACCGCATCGCGAAGGCCACGGGCCTCTACCCGTACTTCCGAGCCATCGAAGCGTCGCACGGCGCCACCGAGGTCGAGATCGAGGGACGGCGGGTCGTCATGGTGGGGTCCAACAACTACCTGGGCCTCTCCGCGGATCCGCGCGTGAAGGAAGCCGCCATCAAGGCGGTGGAGAAGTTTGGCACCACGTGCTCCGGCTCGCGCCTGCTCAACGGCACGCTGGCGCTGCACGAGGAGCTGGAGGCGAAGCTGGCGAAGTTCCTCAACCGCGAGGCCGCCATCGTCATCTCCACCGGCTTCCAGACGAACCTGGCGCTGGCGTCCATCCTCGGCCGGCACGACATCGTCTTCAGCGACCGGCAGAACCACGCGTCGCTGGTGGACGGCATCCGCCTGTCCTTCGCCACCGAGCGCAAGTTCCGCCACAACGACATGGACCACCTGGAGCAGCTGCTGGCCCAGGCGGAGCCCAACGCGGGCAAGATCATCGTCACCGACGGCGTCTTCTCCATGGAGGGCGACATCTGCAACCTGCCCCGCATCGTGGAGCTGGCGAAGCACTACAACGCCCGCGTGATGACGGATGACGCCCACTCCATGGGCGTGCTGGGCGACAAGGGCCGCGGCACCTCCGAGTACTTCGGCCTGGAGAAGGAGACGGACCTCGTGATGGGGACGTTCTCCAAGAGCTTCGCGTCGCTGGGCGGCGTGCTCGCGGGCCCCTTCGAGGTCATCAACTACATCCGCCACAAGGCGCGCTCGGTCATCTTCTCCGCGTCCATGACGCCGGCCTCCATCGCCGCGGCGCTCAAGGCGCTGGAGATCATCGAGGCCGAGCCGCAGCGCCGCGAGCGGCTGCTGGACATCGCGGAGAAGATGCACAACGGCTTCCGCGCCATGGGCTTCGACACGGGCGTGTCGGTGACGCCGGTGGTGCCGGTGCACATCGGCGACCAGGTGAAGTGCTTCCGCTTCTGGCGCGCGCTGCACGAGGCGGGCGTCTTCGCCAACCCGGTGATTCCGCCGGCGGTGGAGGCGGGCCACGCGCTCATCCGCACCTCGTACATGGCCACGCACACGGACGCGCAGCTGGACCGCGTGCTGGACACCTTCGAGACCATCGGCCGCAAGCTGAACGTGATTCCGGAGACGCGCCCCACGGTGTACGAGCCGGTGAAGATCGCCCGGCCGGGCACCCGCGTGCTGCACAACAAGGCCAGCGAGACGTGGGCGGCCGGCTCCGCGGGCCTGCTCGCGGACAAGGGCGGCCTCACGCTGGAGCAGCTGTCGCGCATGTCCTCGCGCGAGGTGGCCGGCAAGCTCTTCGACGCGGTGGAGCAGCTCACCTGGCGCGCCGCCAACCTGCAGCCGGATGACCTGCGCAAGCTGGGCAACGCCCCCATGAAGCTGTGGGAGAAGCGGGGCGAGCTGCCGGGCCTCCTGCTGGAGAAGGGCGCTCACTTCTTCATGCGCAACGGCACCAACGGCACGCAGTCCGAAGACAGGAACTAG